The Lentimicrobium sp. L6 nucleotide sequence CTGTTCCTAAACCTTGATAGTTATTAGTTTTCAAAGAATAAGTCCATTGTGCAATGGCATTTAAGCCCACATTGCTTTCCAAGGCAGAGGTAATCCACCAACCAATATTATGGTGTTCTGCTTCATTAATCCATTCTTTCGAGGATTTAAAACCTCCAATTAAGGCTGGCTTTAGAATAATATATTGAGGTTGAATAAACTCAATTAATTCTTTTTTCTGAGCCAGATGATTTACACCAATCAGTTCTTCATCGAGGGCAATGGCTAGAGGAGTCTTTTCACATAAACTCTTCATTTCTTTTAACTGACCTTGCTTTATAGGCTGCTCTATACTGTGAAGCTTGAGTTGAGATAGCAAATGGAGTTTTTTGAGCGCATTGTCTGCTGAGAAAGCTCCATTGGCATCAACTCGTAATTCTAAATCTTTCTCGTTAAACTCTTTTCTAATAGACTTTAAAATCTCCAACTCCTGCTGAAAATCGATGGCTCCAATTTTCAACTTCAAACACCGGAATCCACTATCTAATTTGGTTCTGATTTGGCTTTTCATGGCCTCCTCAGTCCCCATCCATATTAATCCATTAATAGGGATTCCCATTTTTCCTTGTGTGAAATCTGAAGGAAAAAGAATTCGGTCTTGAGATTGAGAAAAATCCTTCAAAGCCATCTCTAATCCAAATCTAATAGAAGGAAAATCCAATAAAGAGCCATGAATATCATTTAAATAACATGAAGTATCACCCTGAGTATCAGTGATTATATCATGAAACCCAGAATAGTCATCGGAGCTCAAGCCTTCGAACATATTGATTTCACCCAAACCATAATGATTTGGATTAGCCTCCTCAAAAACTTTCACAAACCAGGTATTTTTAGTTCTTAAAACTCCTCTGGATGTCCCCGCAGGATTTTTAAATATCAATGGATATTTCTCAATTTTCACTTTCATGTGGTAAAGATAATTTAATATCAAAAATTGCTGCTTATAAATCGTTCAAAATATTTAATTTTGACCATCTAAAATATTAGTATGACTAAAGAACAACTCAAACTCTCTCCTATTGTTCATGGACATTGGAGATTAGCCGACTGGAAACTCAGTCCGCAAGAACTCTTAACACTCACCGAGCAATGCATAGAATTAGGCATCACCAGCTTTGACCATGCTGATATCTATGGTAATTATAGTTGTGAAGCCCTTTTTGGTGATGCGCTTAAATTAAAACCAGAATTAAGAGAGAATATACAAATCATCAGTAAATGCGGTATTAAACTGAATTCTGATAAATTCCCCGAAAGAAAACTGAAAGTCTATGATTATTCCTATGACTATATCATGGATTCAGTTCATCAATCACTAAAGAACTTAAATACTAAACATCTCGATTTACTCCTTTTACATCGTCCGGCTCCCTTTTTCCAACCTGAAGAAGCTGCGAAAGCCTTTTCTGAACTTAAAGCACAAGGAAAAGTGAGACAATTTGGAGTAAGTAATTTTAGCATCCTCCAATTCGAAATGTTGCAAAAGTATTGTGATATGGATTTAGTAAGCAATCAAGTTGAAATCTCTCCCTATTGTTTAGAGCATTTTGAGAATGGGAATATGGACTTCTTTGTGAAAGAAAAAATTCAGCCTATGGCATGGTCACCCCTAGCTGGAGGAATGCTATTCAACCCTAGTAATCCCAAAAGCGTTAATGTAAGACAGGCTTTAATACAAGTGGCCATGGAATTGCAAATTGCCTCCATTGATGTGATAGCCTATGCGTGGTTAATGAAGCATCCTGCTCAGGTGATTCCTATAGTAGGTTCAGGAAAGCTGAGAAGAATAAAAACCGCTGTTGAAGCTCAAAGCATAGAAATGAATATGGAACAATGGTATCGTATTTATATTGCTGCTTATGGCGAGGAATTACCATAACAACCATTTTTTTTTGGGCACCTGTGCTTTTAGTCTATCAAGAATAACCTGTGGATAAAAAAGAAAATACAATCAAATACAAACCCTACACAATGATATCTTTGCAGCCAACTGACTGATACAAAACCTTGAATTTTTCTTTAAATAAAAACTGCCACACTTGCCTTCTCATCATATTTCTGATGATAAGTGAGAATTCGTATAACCAAGAGTTATTAAAGAATGGAAGACTAGCAGAAATAAGCTATCAATTTAATGCACCTGAGCATAATAAAGAAAAGACCAGACTTACCCATGCCCTCTCTTATGCTTATTCTAAAGATATTTCCGATATTAAATCTAGTATAACCTATCAGGTCAACTATAAAGTATTAAAAAACCAAGGCAAAGGCTTTGAGACCATTATTAGCTTTAGGCCTCCCATTATTCAAGGTCATACTAAACTATATGACTTTGATTTTAGAAAGGAAATATTACCACTGCTTTCAAGTCTTAAAATTTTCTACTCCAATGGTTCCGAATTAATTTATGTAAAACCAATTTCAGATATCGACACCATTAGTTCTTCCCTCTATTTTCATTTCAAACATCAGCGGTATTCTGACGATTGGGAACTGAGCTTAGAACAAGTTCATTGGAAGTTCCTTTATAATGAAAAAGAGTTTGTACATCGGTGGAGTTTAGTCAACGATTATCAAATGGCTTGTGAGTGGGTTTCAAAAATAGAAAATCTAGAGGAGGCTAATGATGAAACACTGCAGTATATTGAAAAAACCCGTTGGCTACAAGTATTAAAAGAGATGAAGCAATTAGAGTTCTATCAAGAGCTCATTATCACTCACCATAGCGATCCACAAAATTTACAAGAGAAAATAAGTATCCGACAGTTTATTCTCGAAAGGGAACTTGAAGATTTGAAATTAAAACTTCCTCAAGAATTTTCGGACTCCGATTTGGAATCACTTAGTCAGGCATATATTCAAGTGGAAAGAGATTTATTGAGATTTTCATCTGAATCTACCAATTTATATGGCGATTTATATTTTGAGTTTGAAATCAAAAACACAAGTCATTTTTGTAAAAAGGAGATGAAGGAATTGCTTTTTCAATTAAATATTCAAAATGAATGGGAAAATTTTGAATATGGCATTCAAAAAAACAGCTTAGCACTCATCAAAGAATTAATGGCCGATAAAAGAGCCAATGAAGCTTTGTTTCAAATTGACCGCTTTAATTATTTTTATAAAAATGCGGACTACCTTGGTTCTTCCAGCACTTTTAATCATTTTAAAGCCAAGGCTGTTTATGACATCTACCTTTCGTATATACAAGTCTCTAAGCAGGCCATAGAACATCAAAGAATTGATATGGCCATAGGTTACCTCAATAAAGCCAGCGACATTCAAAAACAATATCCCATAGAAATCATCAATGATTTACAAGTCGAAAATGAACTTCAAAAACTGATCAAAAGTGCTCTAGACCGATATCAACATCTTTTAAAAACTGGAAATTTCAAAACTGCCGAACGAGTAAAGGAAGGCATTATAGGTTTAATGAAAAAATTGGGTATTGACCATGAAGAATTATTATTGGAAGATGGCTAGCGGTTCTTTGTTCACAGTTCGGGAGATTCTATACTACTCTTGTTCAGCATCCATATATTAAGAGATCTCATTAAACTTGAGACTTAAAAACAAAAAGTTCTGTGGCATTTCTATCATCTAACATTCTATTCAAAAATCAAAAAGACCAAGAATATGGCTGTTAAATATTCAACACCAAGACCTTACACGCACTAACAAACTGCAGCACAATAAATTACACAAAAGCTACTGATATAATTAGATAGCAGATATTTTTGTACTTTTGCACAAATTTTCCAAGATGTTAGATAAATTAGGTGCCTTAAGGACCAGATACGATGAAATAGGTGAACAAATGACCGACCCTGATGTGATATCAGACATGAAGCGTTTTGTTCAGCTCAATAAAGATTATAAAGAATTACAGCCCATTGTTGTGGCTTACGAAGAATATAAAAATATAGTCGAGAATATAGAGTCTTCAAAAGAGATAATAAAAACGGAGTCTGATGAGGATTTTTTGGCCATGGCCAAAGAAGAATTATCTGAACTCAATAGCAGAAAAGAAGAATTAGAAGAAGAAATTAGAGTTCTTCTCATCCCTAAAGATCCAACCGATGAAAAGAATGCCATTCTTGAAATTCGTGCTGGAGCTGGTGGAGATGAAGCTAGTATATTTGCAGGCGATTTATTCCGTATGTATCAGAAATACTGTGATACCAAAGGATGGAAATTCGAGACTGTAGATGTTACGGAAGGTACTGTTGGAGGATTCAAGGAAATCATCATCAATGTGAGTGGGAAAGATGTTTATGGTACCTTAAAATATGAATCAGGAGTACATCGAGTTCAACGAATACCTCAAACCGAAACTCAAGGTCGCGTTCATACTTCTGCTGCTACTGTTGCTATTTTACCAGAGGCTGAAGAGTTTGATATTGATTTGAAAAAAGAAGATATTAAGAGAGACGAGTATTGTTCTTCTGGTCCTGGTGGCCAATCGGTAAATACCACATACTCTGCTATCCGATTAACTCACATCCCTACCGGAATCGTGGTGACTTGTCAGGATCAGAAATCAAAACTGAAAAACCTTGACAAAGCCATGGCCGTGCTTCGTTCTAGAATTTATGAGCGTGAACACCAAAAATATATGGATGAGATTTCTGCTCAACGAAAAACCATGGTAAGTACTGGTGACCGTTCTGCTAAAATTAGAACATATAATTATCCGCAAGGTAGAGTAACGGACCATAGAATTGGCCTTACTTTATATAACTTGAGTAATATTGTTGATGGTGACATTCAAGAAATCATTGACAAATTACAAATGGCTGAAAATGCTGAAAGACTAAAAGAACAAGAAAACTCTTTATAAGCCCTAATCATGAATCGAAAAGAATTATATCAACTCATACTCAAGAAGAAATCATTTTTATGTATTGGTTTGGATACCGATATGAGCCGAATTCCAGAGCATCTGCTCAAAACAGCAGATCCTATTTTCGAATTCAATAAACAAATCATTGATGCTACTCATGATTTAGCAGTGGCCTACAAGCCCAATATTGCTTTCTACGAAGCCATGGGATCTAAAGGTTGGATCAGCTTAGAAAAGACCATTAAATACTTAAATACTTTTGGTGATCAATTATTCACTATTGCTGATGCAAAAAGAGGCGACATTGGAAATACCAGCAAAAAATATGCAGAGGCCTTTTTTGTAGAATTGGGTTTCGATTCTATAACTGTAGCTCCCTATATGGGCGAAGACAGCATCTCCCCCTTCTTGAACTATCCTGACAAGTGGGCCATTGTCTTGGCCTTAACTTCTAATCAGGGTGCTTTTGACTTTCAATTCACAGAATCCGTTTATGAAAAGAACAGACTTTTCGAAGGTGTATTAAAAGCAGTGAGAAAATGGGGAACAGAAGATAATTTGATGTTTGTGGTTGGCGCTACTAAAGCTGAAATGCTGAAGCAAATTAGGGATATTGTTCCGCATCACTTTCTATTAGTGCCTGGGGTTGGCGCACAAGGCGGAAGTTTGCATGAAGTTGCTGAGCATGGATTTAATAGTCATGTAGGCTTATTGGTTAACTCCTCTCGAGGAATTATTTATGCTGGCCATGGAAAAGATTTTGCTAATAAAGCTAGAACAGAAGCCAAGAAATTACAACGTGAAATGGAAGAGATTTTAGCTCGTAAATTATAAGAAAATTCAATTAAGATATTACAGAAAGACCATCAAATAATTGATGGTCTTTCTTCTTTTTAACAACAATATTTTGCTTATTTTGAAACAATTGATACCCCTTACTTTTAGCCTCAAATTTCAAAAGCAATTCAGTCTCGTATTAAGAGATTATCATTCTAACAAATTGACATCAGAAAAATTTAACTTAACATGAATTTAAGTATTTCCCCCACCTATTTATATCCCTTATTTTTCGTATCTTTGCGGCTCTATTTTAATTTATTCTAAATAAGAATAATTATGGCAAAAGATGAACAAAAAATACTTGATGATGTAACGTCGAGTGACTATAAATATGGATTTGTAACAGAGATAGAAACAGAGTTTGCTCCCATAGGATTGAGCGAAGATACTGTCCGTTATATTTCAGCAAAAAAAGATGAACCAGAATGGCTTTTAGCATACCGTTTGAAGGCTTATAAGAAATGGTTAACGATGGAAAACCCAGACTGGGCTCACCTCAAAATTCCAGAAATCGATTTGCAAAAAATTTATTTCTATGCTGCTCCTAAGGAGAAAAAGGAATTAGCAAGCATGGATGAAGTGGATCCTGAATTGGTGGATACCTTCAATAAATTGGGAATTTCATTAGAAGAACAAAAACGTCTTTCTGGTGTAGCTGTAGATGCAGTTATTGATAGTGTTTCCGTAAAAACTACTTTCTCCGAAACCTTAGGGGAATTGGGAATTGTATTTATGTCCTTTAGTGAGGCGGTTCACAAACATCCTGAATTGGTCAGAAAATACGTTGGAAAAGCAGTTCCGCAAGGAGATAATTATTTCTCTACCTTAAACGATGCTGTTTTTAGTGATGGTAGCTTCTGCTATATTCCGAAAGGTGTAAGATGCCCCGTGGAATTGTCTACCTATTTCCGTATCAATGCTCAGAATACTGGGCAGTTTGAACGTACCCTTATTGTGGCTGACGAAGGTTCTTATGTGAGTTATTTGGAAGGTTGTACTGCTCCACAAAGAGACGAAAACCAATTGCATGCTGCTGTGGTAGAGATTATCGCCATGAAAGATGCAGAAGTAAAGTACTCTACCGTACAAAACTGGTATCCAGGCAATAAAGAAGGTAAAGGTGGTATTTATAATTTCGTTACCAAAAGAGGAATTTGTAAAGGCGACCATTCTAAGATTTCATGGACTCAAGTAGAAACTGGTTCAGCCATCACATGGAAATATCCAAGTTGTGTACTTCAGGGTGACAACTCTATTGGTGAGTTTTATTCTGTGGCAGTGACTAATAATTACCAACAAGCCGATACTGGGAGTAAGATGATTCACTTGGGTAAAAATACCAAGAGCACCATTATATCCAAAGGTATTTCTGCTGGAAGAAGTCATAATAGTTATAGAGGATTGGTAAAAGTGGCTAAAAACGCTACAAACAGCAGAAACTTCTCTCAATGTGACTCTCTCCTACTTGGCGATAAATGTGGAGCTCATACCTTTCCATATATCGAAGGACAGAATTCGAGCAGTGTGGTGGAACATG carries:
- the prfA gene encoding peptide chain release factor 1; protein product: MLDKLGALRTRYDEIGEQMTDPDVISDMKRFVQLNKDYKELQPIVVAYEEYKNIVENIESSKEIIKTESDEDFLAMAKEELSELNSRKEELEEEIRVLLIPKDPTDEKNAILEIRAGAGGDEASIFAGDLFRMYQKYCDTKGWKFETVDVTEGTVGGFKEIIINVSGKDVYGTLKYESGVHRVQRIPQTETQGRVHTSAATVAILPEAEEFDIDLKKEDIKRDEYCSSGPGGQSVNTTYSAIRLTHIPTGIVVTCQDQKSKLKNLDKAMAVLRSRIYEREHQKYMDEISAQRKTMVSTGDRSAKIRTYNYPQGRVTDHRIGLTLYNLSNIVDGDIQEIIDKLQMAENAERLKEQENSL
- the pyrF gene encoding orotidine-5'-phosphate decarboxylase translates to MNRKELYQLILKKKSFLCIGLDTDMSRIPEHLLKTADPIFEFNKQIIDATHDLAVAYKPNIAFYEAMGSKGWISLEKTIKYLNTFGDQLFTIADAKRGDIGNTSKKYAEAFFVELGFDSITVAPYMGEDSISPFLNYPDKWAIVLALTSNQGAFDFQFTESVYEKNRLFEGVLKAVRKWGTEDNLMFVVGATKAEMLKQIRDIVPHHFLLVPGVGAQGGSLHEVAEHGFNSHVGLLVNSSRGIIYAGHGKDFANKARTEAKKLQREMEEILARKL
- a CDS encoding o-succinylbenzoate synthase; translation: MKVKIEKYPLIFKNPAGTSRGVLRTKNTWFVKVFEEANPNHYGLGEINMFEGLSSDDYSGFHDIITDTQGDTSCYLNDIHGSLLDFPSIRFGLEMALKDFSQSQDRILFPSDFTQGKMGIPINGLIWMGTEEAMKSQIRTKLDSGFRCLKLKIGAIDFQQELEILKSIRKEFNEKDLELRVDANGAFSADNALKKLHLLSQLKLHSIEQPIKQGQLKEMKSLCEKTPLAIALDEELIGVNHLAQKKELIEFIQPQYIILKPALIGGFKSSKEWINEAEHHNIGWWITSALESNVGLNAIAQWTYSLKTNNYQGLGTGQLFTNNISSPLEIDGERLFYRDNENWEEPNFSSFRQKGLKK
- a CDS encoding aldo/keto reductase family oxidoreductase, with protein sequence MTKEQLKLSPIVHGHWRLADWKLSPQELLTLTEQCIELGITSFDHADIYGNYSCEALFGDALKLKPELRENIQIISKCGIKLNSDKFPERKLKVYDYSYDYIMDSVHQSLKNLNTKHLDLLLLHRPAPFFQPEEAAKAFSELKAQGKVRQFGVSNFSILQFEMLQKYCDMDLVSNQVEISPYCLEHFENGNMDFFVKEKIQPMAWSPLAGGMLFNPSNPKSVNVRQALIQVAMELQIASIDVIAYAWLMKHPAQVIPIVGSGKLRRIKTAVEAQSIEMNMEQWYRIYIAAYGEELP
- the sufB gene encoding Fe-S cluster assembly protein SufB → MAKDEQKILDDVTSSDYKYGFVTEIETEFAPIGLSEDTVRYISAKKDEPEWLLAYRLKAYKKWLTMENPDWAHLKIPEIDLQKIYFYAAPKEKKELASMDEVDPELVDTFNKLGISLEEQKRLSGVAVDAVIDSVSVKTTFSETLGELGIVFMSFSEAVHKHPELVRKYVGKAVPQGDNYFSTLNDAVFSDGSFCYIPKGVRCPVELSTYFRINAQNTGQFERTLIVADEGSYVSYLEGCTAPQRDENQLHAAVVEIIAMKDAEVKYSTVQNWYPGNKEGKGGIYNFVTKRGICKGDHSKISWTQVETGSAITWKYPSCVLQGDNSIGEFYSVAVTNNYQQADTGSKMIHLGKNTKSTIISKGISAGRSHNSYRGLVKVAKNATNSRNFSQCDSLLLGDKCGAHTFPYIEGQNSSSVVEHEATTSKISEDQLFYCQQRGISQDSAVGLIVNGYAKEVLNQLPMEFAVEAQKLLSISLEGSVG